The Natrinema saccharevitans genome includes the window CAGAGGCTCGTGACCTCCGCGTCGATATCCCGCCAGACCTGCCCCTCCTCCTTGTCGGTCAGCAGCCGCTCGTCGATGGTCTCGAGCGACGTCGAGATCTCCCGCAGTTTCGACTTGACCGTCTTCCGGCGGGCCTCGGTCGGGTGGGCGGTAAACGTCGGCTCGATCAGGACGTCGTCGAGTACCTGCCGGACGGTCTCGACGTCGGCCTCACCCAACTCGGCGGCCGCGGTCTCGAGGCTATCTTCGAGGGTCCCCTCCTGAGACGCGGTCCGAATGGTCCGAACCCGCTCGCGCTCCTCGGCGAGATTGATCAACTCGAAGTAGGTGGTAAACGCCCGGGCGACGATCCGTTGCTGGTGGGGCGACAGTCCCTCGAGTTCCGCGATCAGCGGCTCCCGGGACTCGAGGTCGCCCGACCGGTACTCGATCGCGGTACGACGACAGGACTCGACGGTCTCGAACGCGCGCCGTGAGGTCTGGCCCTCGAGGACGTCGCCGAGCAACGCCCCGAGTTCGCGGACGTCCTGGCGGACGTTCCTGTTGTGGAGTCGCATATCCCGTCCGTACGGGGCCCACGGGAAAAACCCTCGGTGGCACACTCGGACGGAACGACGGTGACGGCCGGGGGCCATGTATTCCGGTAGCTGTAGGGGGTTGGGGTGACGACGGTTCCGATTCACTAATCGCGCGTCTCATCCGTGTGAGAATAGATAGCAGGATAGAACGTCAGCCACAAGAATAATATCATCCTACTACTGTCAGTACCGACATGAGTATCCGTTCTGCAGTGGTTCTCGCCGCAGGGGAGGGGAAACGGCTGCGGCCGCTGACGACACATCGGCCGAAGCCGATGCTCCCTGCGGCGACCAAACCGATCCTCGAGCACGTCTTCGACGCGCTCGTCGACGCCGGGATCACGGAGATCACCGTCGTCGTCGGGTACGGCAGGACACACGTGCAATCTCATTTCGGGTCGACGTACCGAGACGCGTCGCTCGACTACGTGATTCAGGACAAGCAACTCGGCAGCGGTCACGCCCTGCTAGCCGCTGAATCCGAGGTGTCGGAACCTCGTCTCGTCGTCAACGGTGATCAGCTCGTTGCCCAGCGGATCATCACGGACGTTCGCGAAGCACACGTCGGGACCGACGCGATCGCGACGCTCGGACTCATTCGAGACGCGGCCGTCGAGGAGTACGGCGGGGTGATCCTCGACGACGACGGCCAGATCGCGGAGGTCGTCGAACGGCCCCGCGACGATCGCAGCTATCACCTCAATGCTGGGGTCTACGCGTTCGAGCCGGCCCTGTTCGAGTACCTCCGCGGCCCGGAACCGCACCTGAACGAGTACTCGCTTGTCGATGGACTCGCGAATGCGATCGCCGCCGACGAGTCCGTCCGCGGTATCCCGTCCGACGGGATCTGGATCGACGCCACGTATCCGTGGGATCTCCTCGACGTGACGGCGACGCTCCTCGAGAGCAACGACGGCGTCGAGAGTCGAGTCTCGCCCGACGCGCAGGTCCACGAGTCGGCGACACTCCTCGAGCCGGTCGTGATCGGGCCCGACTGTGTCGTCGGGCCCGGTGCCGTCGTCGGGCCGACCGTCGCTCTCGGCGAAAACGCGACGATCGGAGCCAATGCCGTCGTCGAGAACAGCGTCGTCGACGCCGATGCCCGCGTCGGTGCGAACGCGACGCTCGTCGACTGTGTCACCGGGCGGCGCGTCCGGATCGGCGCCGGTTCGACCGTCGTCGGTGGACCCGGCGACGTTCGCGTGGGAAGCACTATCTACGAGGACGCACCGCTGGGTGCCGTGATCGCCGACCGGGTTCACGACGACGGTGGCGTCACCTACGCGCCGGGGACGATCATCGGTCCCAATGCGGACCTCACGGCTGGAACGCGCGTGGCAGGCGTGATCGACGGTGGGGCGGAGGTGCAGTGAGATGTGCGGGATCGTTGGCTACGTCGGTGCGCCGGATGGGGCCGCTGCCGTCGACATCGTGCTCGACGGCCTGTCGACCCTCGAGTACCGCGGCTACGACTCCGCCGGCCTCGCCGTGCCGTCACCGTCGCTGGCAGTCCACAAGGCAAAGGGCGAACTCGAGGCGCTCGAGGACACGGTTCCTCGTGGCGACCTCGCGGGTGCACTGACGGGAATCGGCCATACTCGCTGGAGTACGCACGGCGAACCGTCGGACGTCAACGCACATCCCCACACCGACGAGGCGGGTCGGGTCGCCGTCGTCCACAACGGCATCATCGAGAACTACCAGCGCCTGCGCGACGATCTCACGGAGGCCGGTGTCGCGTTCCGCAGCGAGACCGACACCGAAGTCGTCCCGCACCTGATCGGCCGGTATCTCGACCGCGGGGCCGCTCCCGAAGACGCGTTCCGCCGGTCGATCGATCAGCTCGAGGGCAGTTACGCAATCGCGGCCGTCTTCGATGGATCCGAGACAGTGTACGCGGCCCGGCAGGACTCCCCGCTCGTCGTCGGCGTCGGCGAGACCGGGACCTACCTCGCGAGCGACGTACCCGCGTTCGTCCGGCACACCGACCGCGTCTGCTATCTCGAAAACGGGGACTTCGCACGGCTGACCGGTAATAAGGCGGTTATCACTGACGACGACGGGAACCCCGTCGATCGACCGACCGAAACCGTAGCGTGGGATCCCGAGGACGCCGAAAAGAGCGGCTACGACCACTACATGCTCAAGGAGATCCACGAGCAGCCGTCGGCCCTCCGTCAGTGTCTCCGCGGCCGCATCGACGACCTCGAGGGGACAGTTACACTAGAGGACCTCGACGGTCTCGCCCACGACGGGCCGGTCCAGTTCGTCGCCTGCGGGACGTCGTACCACGCGGCGCTGGTCGGCGCGGAACGGCTCCGGCGGACCGGCATTCCTGCACAGGTGTTTCTCGCCAGCGAGTACGCGACCGACCGCGTGCCCGTCGGCGCGGACACGCTGGTCGTCGGCGTCACCCAGAGCGGCGAGACCGCCGACACGTTACGCGCGCTTCGGGAGGCCGCTCGCGCTGGGGCGACAACGCTGGCCGTGACCAATACCGTAGGGAGTTCCGCCGCCCGCGAGTGTGATCACGCACTCTACATCCGGGCCGGCCCCGAGATCGGCGTCGCCGCAACGAAGACCTTCGCGAGCCAGCAGCTCGCGCTCGACCTGTTGGCGGCGGCGCTCGGTGACGGCTCGGATCGTGCGGCCCTCAAGGCGCTCCGGGATATCCCCGGCCAGGTTCAGACGATCCTCGAGACGAGCGACGCCAGAGCCGTCGCCGAGGCGTTCGTCGACGCCGACGGCTACTTCTTCATCGGTCGGGGCTACCACTACCCGGTCGCGCTCGAGGGCGCGCTCAAAATGAAAGAGATCACGTATCGGCACGCCGAGGGGTTCGCCGCCGGCGAGCTGAAACACGGCCCGCTCGCGCTCGTGACCGAGAACACGCCGGTGTTCGCCGTCGTCACCGGTGACGACGAGGCCGCCCGGAAGACGATCGGCAACGTGAAAGAAGTCGAAGCTCGCGACGCGCCCGTCGTCGCGATCACTGACGGCGAATCCGACGTGACTCGCTATGCCGACCACGTCCTCGAGATTCCCGCCATTGACGAACTGAGCGCGTCGGTACTTGCGAACGTCCAGCTACAGTTGGTCGCCTACTGGGTCGCGAACCAGTTGGGGCGGTCGATCGACAAACCGCGGAACCTCGCGAAAAGCGTGACTGTCGAATGACTGGCGTCGGGTCATTCGGTGGGTGCGGACGGCGACACGAATTGGGATTTCTTAAGTGATAGCGATGGCGCAGTGGGACCAGTGAGCCGTATCGAGTTGCTCGTTGCGATCCTCGCCGGGATCGTCCAAGGAATCGTCGAGTGGTTACCCGTCTCGAGCCAGGGAAATCTCGCTCTGTTTCTGACGGTCGTGGGGACTGATCCCGGAGTTGCGGTCCAGTTAGCGCTGTTCATGCAGGTCGGGACGACGCTGTCGGCCGCGACGTACTACCGCGCGGAAATCGCGGCGGCCGTCAGGGCGGTCCCCAGCTGGCGGCCCGACGCCGCCTACGACGGGGCGAATGCGATCCCGTCGTACATCGTCGTCGCGACGGCGATGACCGGCCTCGTCGGGATTCCCCTCTACGTCTTCGCGGTCGATCTCGCCGGTCGGCTCACCGGCGGCGTCTTCATCGCCGCGATCGGCGTCCTGCTGGTACTGACCGGCGTCCTCCAACTGGTGTCGGAGTCCGTCTCGATGGGTATCCGCGACGCGCCGACCCTCTCGGACTCGGTGCTCGTCGGGGCCGTGCAGGGCGTCGCGATCCTCCCCGGGATCTCGCGGTCGGGCGTGACGACGAGCGCATTGCTCTTTCGGAGTTACGATCCACCGGCCGCGTTCCGCCTGTCGTTTCTGCTGTCGATCCCCGCCAGCCTGGGGGCGGCCGCGCTCACCATGGCGGGTGCCGGCGGCCTGCCGGGCATCGAACCGGTCCCGGCGCTGGCGGCTCTCGGAGTGAGCGCCGTCGTCGGCTACCTGACGATCGACGCGCTCATGCGGATCGTCGATCGCGTCCCGTTCTGGCTCGTCTGTTTCGGTCTCGGCGGGCTGGCGATCGTCGGCGGGGGCGTCGTCGCCGTCGTCGTGTGAGATAGCGTTTCTCCCGTCGGAACAGTACCGTGTATCGAAACGCGTCGGTAGCTTGCCCCGTATCAGGATAGCTGCCGTCTCCGACCGTCGGCACCGTGGCAAACAGGCTCTTTCGCAAGCGGACGGTCGACAGTGGCCGATCCGCTCGAGCGGAGGGGGCTCTCTCATTACTGAAAGCCGTTTCGCCGTCTCGGTCGCAACGGCTCGGCAGCGGACTCAGTCCGCACAAAAAGACTATATACGAATCCTGAATTGGTGCCACCGAGATGCAACTGACGAACGATGAGACGGGCACCTACCCGGTCCTGGAGGCCCTCGAAGGGGAACGCTGCTCGTTCTGTGACCGAGGCCGACTCGTGCGAGGGAGCTACAAGGGAAACGCGGCCGTGATCTGTGACACGTGCGAGACGCCGGGCGCGCAACTCTGGTAGGCGGCGTCGGTAACGAAAGCATGATACTCCCGCATACTTACCTGCCGGATGATGCCTACTGACGACGACGCGGACCACCTCGGGGACGCGACCGCGTCGTTTCTCGCGGATCATGAGGATGGCGAGGGTGCACTCGAGGCCGCCCTCGCGGTCGACGCCGACCACGAGACGTGGACGTTCGACGATGTGGATCTAGACTCCGGCACGTTCGGCGAACTCGTCTCTCGCGGGATCGTCGAAACGGTCGACGACGAGTATCGGGTTGCGGACGCCGACGTCGTCGGGGCGGTCCTGACGGGTGACGAACTCGAGTCGGCGGCGGGAGACGACGGGGTCACGGTCGACCTCGGCCTCGAGCAGTTCCGGAACGCCGTCGATCCGCGGGCGCTGGCGGCGCTGCTGGGGGCCCTACTGGTTGTCGCAGCGGCCCGGATGACGGCCTATCGGTCGGTGTTCCAGCAGGGGTACGTGGTGTCGCCGGGGAACGACCCGTACTACTTCCGGTACTGGATGGAGCGACTCGTGGCGGAGACCTCGGGGCCGACGGAGTACGGGATACTGGTGGATCCCCCTCACAGCGTCGCAATAAAGCGACCGTTCGCCCACGCGACGAACTGGTTCGTCGCCGAGTTACTCGGCGGTGGACAGGGGGCAGCCGACACCGTCGCGGCCTGGCTCCCCGTCGTCGCGTCCGTCGCGCTCGGGCTCGTTATCTACAAGATCACTGTTCTGCTGACTCGAGACGTTCGCGTCGGGATCTCCTCGGTCCTCGTCTTCGCCGTGACGCCGATCCACGCGGTCTACACGGGGTTGGGGTTCATCGACCACCAGCTCCACCAGTACTTCTGGCTCGGCATCACGCTGCTGACGCTGACGTGGCTCGCCGTCGACCTTCAGCGGCGGCTCGAGGCCGGAGCCGAGCCGCAGGCGAGCGTGCGGGCACAGCTTCGAACGCCGCTGACGTGGGTCGTCGCGCTCGTCTTCGGCTGCTCGGTCGCGGCTGGAATCCACGCCTGGGGCGGCTCGCCGTTACTGCTGCTCCCGCTCGCGGGCTACGTCGCGTTGCGGGTCGCGATGGACGCTCGAGCGAACGTTTCGCCCGTCCTCGCGAACCTGCCGTTACTCGCGGGGCTCGCGCTCGGGAGCTGGCTCTCGCTGGCGCTGCATCACCGCTGGGGCTGGCACGCGGAGTTCGTCGCGACCACGCCGGCGCTGGTGCTCGGTGGTGCGATCGCCGTCGTCGCGGTCGGCGAGCTGTGGCGGCGCGTCGATTTTCATTACGGCGGGTTGCTCGCGCTCGAGGCTCTCGTCGGAGCCGGTGGTCTCTACGCGTTCAAGCGACTACAGCCCGAGGAGTGGGCGGAAGCGATGACGCGCGTCGACGATCTGTTCTTTCGCGAGGGGGCGACCGAGACGGCGTCGCTGTTTGCGACGGAGTATTTCGTGATCTTCGGGCCGATGTACCAGCTCGGGATGGGGTTTTACCTCGCGCTCGCGGTGTTGGGCTGGGTCGCGTGGTTCGTCTCTCGGCGGTACGAGCCCGGCTGGTTGCTCGTCGGGACGTACACGGGGTATCTGCTCGTACTGGCGGGGATTCAGGTCCGCTTCGCCGGGCAGCTGGCGATCCCGCTGGCCGTACTGACGGGGCTCGGCGTCGTCCAGTTGCTCGCCGTCGTCGATCTGGCACGGACGCCGGTCCCGTTCCGCGGCTCGGACGGATCGGACGCCGGGGCTCGAGCTCGTGGGCCAGTCGCTGCCGACGGTGGTGAACGAACCGACGGTGAGAGCGAGCGAAGCGAGCGCGATCCGCATCGGAACGCTTTGCGTTCCGAGGACGGCGGGCGATCGATCGACACCTCGATCACGCTGCCGGACGGTCGGCGGATCGGCTACCTGTGCGGGATCGGGCTGCTCGTGTTCGGGCTGAGCCTGATCTACGTGCCCGGCCTGACGGCGGACGTGACACACGGTGAGGCGAAGATCGACGCGGTCAGCGCGATCGACGACCACGCCGAGACGGCGAACCGGTCCTACCCCGAAAACTACGTGTTGAGCGAATGGGGCGACAACCGTATGTACAACCACTTCGTGAACGGCGAGTCACGGAATTACGGGTATGCACGGGGTAATTACGGAGAGTTCCGGGCTAGTTCGGATCCAGATAGCCGGTACGAACAGTTCGACGGCCGGGTCGGCTACGTCGTGATCACCGACGTCGACAGCGAAGCACCGGCCGAGAGCGCGCAGATGCAGTTGCTCGAGGAGCACGGCGCGGGCGGTGAAAGCACTGACGGGTTGGCTCACTACCAGGCCCTGGCCGTCGACGACGAGGCTGCGGCGTTCGCCGTGGTTCCGGGGGCGACGCTCGAGATGCCCGGTGAGCTGGAATCGAACGTGACCGCGAGTACGACGGTCTCCGTGTCGGGCGACTCGTTCACCTACGAGCGATCAGTTGCCGTTGGAGACGATGGGCAGGCAGCAGTGACGGTTCCGTATGCCGGCGAGTACAGCGTCGGTAATCGAACGGCGACCGTCACTGAGGACGACGTACTGAACGGGAGCACTGTCGCACTCGAGTGAATCGCCGGCTCGAGAGGGCTCCGTTTTGATCATGAGTGACGATTCCGTTCTTGTGTAGGGGAAGTGACACACATAAGATCTTCGTAGATCATGGAAGGGGATGTCCGTGATCGAAGACGCGACGATCACGAGTAAAGGCCAGATCACCATTCCGAAACGGATCCGCGACAGACTCAAACTCGAGGAAGGAACAGAGGTAGAGTTCGTATTCGACGATAATGGCGGACTCGAATTCCGACAGAAAGAATCGGCGATGGTACGGATCCGCGACGTCCAGCGGACGCTCTCGTCGCACGATGTCGACCTTGAGGAGTTGCGTCGGGACCCTCGCGATCCGGCAGTCGGTAATAGATCCGGCCGTCGTCCTTGGCGATCCGCTCGAGTCGCCTTCAGGAGTGTCAACCTGAGCGCCGAGATCGTCCGTCCGCGACTCGAGGGTCGAGTCAGTCACGACGTTCACCTCCCTCCTCTCGGTCGGCTCCGTCGTCACTGTCGTCGCGATGACGGAACGCCTCCAGCGCCGCCTCGAGAAGACTCCTAACGGTCGTGATTCTTCCCGCCCGCGGGCCGCTTGTCGAGTCGCGACACCCGTCGGTCTCAAGCAGTCGCCGGAGCGCGGCGAGTTCGACCTGGAGTTCGCGACAGTGGCGTTTCACCGCGCCCATTTGGTCGCCGACTCGAGCCGGTCGTCGGCCGCGATCGACTCGCGCAGATTGGCCGTGTGGGTGTCGATCGCCTCGAGGATCGGTCGGTAGTCGGTTGCGTCTCCGTCGCTCAGGGTTTTTATTACCCCGCGAAGCCACTCTATCGGAATCTGAACCGACATGGCCACGAGATCGGTTATTCGACGGTTCGCCAGCGACTCCGCGAACTCAAGGTCAACGGCCTCCTCAAAAGAGTCGATGAAGCGGACTACTATCAGGTTAGTCAGAAAGGGAAGGACTATCTCGAGGGCGTACTCGATATTGAGGACCTTGAGTGAATCAGAGAAGGATATTTAGATTATGTCTTGGAAATACACATCACCCCACAATATTAATAAAATGCCTAACATAACGCCTCACCGAATGTGGGAGGTGTTGAGTGAATTCATCCACTTCCTGTGGAGATACTACCATTAATTTTATTAACAAAGCTACGTAGACAGCAAAGCCGATAGGTGGTACGACAATAAGGGAAAGAAAGGACGAATTTATAATTGAGGAAATGCCAAAAATAATCCCCCCAGATAGTACAACAGTACTTGTGATGTTTTTTATTTTTAAGTTTGATATTGGATTGAAACCTATTTTCTGTGCTGCGAATATATGGAACACTGCCATTGAACCGTAACTGATACTTGTTGCAATCGCAGCACCTGCAGTGCCATAGCGTGGAATGAGCAAAATGTTCAGACAAAAGTTGAGCAATGCAGAGCCACCAGTTGCTACGATTAATATTCGGATATCTCCCTTTCCTTGTCCTACAGCAAATATCGGACGAGCAAGGGCGAAGCCAAGCACACCAGGCAGTAGCAATAATAAGGGGAGAACAGCAGGCTCAAATTCAGAGCCAAAATACAGTGGTATAATGTCACTAGCAAGGGCTGCAAGCCCAAGTGCAAGTAAAATAACGAGCGAAAGATTATATCGTGTTATCCTAGACACGATATTCGTGATTTGATCCGTTTTGTTATCTGCCCACAATTCCGAAGTGGAGTGTAAGAGAACCATCTGTAGTGAAGTTGGAACAAACCACAAAAATTCAGCAATAACGAGCGCAGCACGGTAGTATCCAGTTTCCTCACTCCCAACAATTGATCTCAATAAAAGAATATCGACATGATAAAGTGATGCAGTCAAAAGGATCAAAACTACACTAAGAGTATTAAACGAGAGCAATTCTCGCTTCGGAATGCTAGACGGAATCCGACTGAAAACAACTCTACTGTCCATTTTTTGATGGAGTAGAGCAAATGCTATGGTTGCGATAGTAAAACTCGCAACGATATGTCCGATAAGCACTCCGGCAACCCCATAACCAAGATAGGCGAGTGAAAGACTAACAAGGCCAAAAAAGACCTTTTTGAAGACGCTCAGTGGTTCACTTCGATCTTCAAGTCCTAGACCCATCAAACCTCCACGAACAACAGAGTACGCTTGACGACTGATAATTAATACTCCAAGAAGATAAAAATACACAGTGAAATCTTCGCCAAACAGTTGCTTTGAAAATCCACCCCACGAGAGGGCCATGTATATGAACGATATAGCTAAAGCTAACCCAAAACCCATACGTATATAGAATCCAAAGACATGTTCAATCCAGTTTGGTTGTTCTCTGTCCTCTGCGATATATTTTCGCGTCCCATCGAAAATACCTGCATTAGCGACAATCATTGTAAGACTTAAAATAGAAAGAAGAAACGCATAATCTCCATATTGTGAACTTCCAAGAAATCTGACAAGGAATGGTGTTGTTAGGAAACTAATGAGTAATATAGTGACCTGTGCTCCGAGAATGGAGAGAAATCCCTGAAGAATATTTCTTCTCATCTCAGGTGATTATTTGATTGCTCGAATAAAGATTTCATTACCGCGCTCCGAGAGCTGTTCTATGTCAAATCCTGAATTTTCAAGAAATGCTTCCACTTCAGATACTGTATCTCCGAATTGCGGTAGCTTCTCTGGATGTACTTCGAGATAGATTAGCCGAACGTGTTCTTGAATTGCTTCCTGCAAGCCATGTAAGACCGACATTTCTGCACCCTCAACATCGATTTTTAGAACCGTTGGAGTAGGTAATTCACGTTGTTCAATAACTGAATCACCACTTTCCATCGCGACTTCAATCGTTTCTGTATCCTGTCCTGTAGCCATCGCATGTTCACCCTCGCCAGTTTCATCACCTGAAAGTGCAAAATCAACGGTCCCACTGGCATTTGAAAGCGCAACCTCAATGATCTCAGCGTTAAGATTGTTTACCTTAAGGTTTTCATGCAATCGTTTTACGTTCTGCGGCTCCGGCTCAAAAGCAACTGTTTGTTTCTCACCCACCTTTGAAGATACAAAACAAGTGTAGGTGCCAACATTTGCACCAATATCGTAAACAACGTCATTTGGCTTAAGTGATTTAAGGAAATCCTCTAAGATAGCCCGTTCGCCAGCAAGATTCTGGAAACGTATGAATTCGGTGAGGGTTTCCGTTTTGAATTCGATTCTATTCCCATTTATCGTATAAGATTGCACATCTCCTGAAAATTTATGGACCAATCTCCAGTATGGATTAAAGAGGAGTTTATCAAGACCAATTCGATCAATTATATGCCGGGTACGACCGCTATATATTATGCCTTTTACTTTCCGTAATAGTGCTTCTGGATTCACAATAGATAGCATATTCGCCATGGTTTAAGGGAAGTATGCAAGTTAATCGTTGTAAGGTTTGGCATGCTGGCCAGAGGAGATGGTCCCATTTATCTGATTGTTAAACAGAACAAGATACTACGGGTCCACTGTTTGCCATATGTCAAATATGTTTTCTGAAGCACAGTTCCTGAAGATAATTCTTAGTTTGGAGACGAAAAGCGTGGGATCCATACAATATAGGTAGTTTTCAATCGATATACTTGAACTTAGTCTACTTTTTATCTACGACGGACTCAAGAATGCCTTTGGCCATTCCTTTCCAAGTGAAGTTCTTACACACGTAAGATCGTCCAACACGCCCAGCATCACGCCGTTCGTCTCTCGATTGTGTCTGGAGGCGTTCAATAGCCACTTGTACTTCGTCAACAGACACTGAATCAACAACAACACCTGCATCAATCTCCCTTACAAACTCAAATTCCTCTTTCTGGCTTGTGATCACTGGCCGCTCACAAGAGAGATATTCGTAGCACTTGATCGGATTAGATGCTTTACCCGGACTAACAACACCATAGCCGGCATCAAAGGCAGCAATATACTTTGGTACGTTTTCATGATCAACTCTACCCGTAAACGTCACACGATTAGTTATTCCAAGGTCCGTTGCAAACTGTTCTAAGTTGTCTCGGAGTGTACCATCGCCGACGATTAAGAGATACACGTTATCGATACGTGCAGCCGCCTTAAACAACGTAGAGAGTTCGTGCCGTGGGGCTAACGACCCGACAAATCCGATAACGAACTTGTCTGTATTGATCCTGACTTCGGAGCGACTCTCCTCAAGAGGTTTCGGAGAAAATAGATTGGGATCAACTGCGTTTGGCAGTACTTTGACTGACGATTGTGATTCATCACGGTATGAGTCAACCCACTCTTTGAGTTCGTCGAACGCAACGTATACATGACTAGAGTTCCTTACATTCATTTTAACTATCTGCTCGATTAATCGACCAAACTTTGTCTCTCCGCGCTCATCGAATCGCCGAACCCAACCTCTGATTAGCAGAACATGAGAAATATCAAATATCCTGCATAAAGGTGCTGGGAAAATTGTGGAAGGAGACAACCGAGTCACCAGAAGGGATGGATCCTCTTCTCGAAGGAGTTGCCAGAGTTTTCGAAGGATACTAAATTCTACTTTAAGATGCCAGTATGGTGATCCTGGATTCGTCCTTGCTGGTAAAAGCACAAATTTGTCGACAGATTCTTTGAGTCGCTCCGGAACCTCTTCTTTAGGCTCAGGACAGAGAACAACAAGTGACTCATCTGAGACCGCACTAATACCTCTAATAATTTCGCGTGTAGCTACCCCACTTCCGGTGGTTTTTGAGAGATCAGCAACCGTCACGAAAACTATGCCACTCATTTGTATCCTAGGTCCTTTAATCGCTCTTCGACAATATCATCAGCGATTTTACTCTCAGTTTCCACTTGTTCCTCTACGAGAATCTCCCGGCGTTCTCCATCAACTACGAGCCAGGGAACCTTCACTAACTCTTTTGTGTAGATTCCGCGAGGATGACCCCACTCACGGATAGGGAATGGTGATGCCCGTTCTCCCACCATATTCCCATGGTCAGAAGTGATAACCGACTTTCCTTCTATATTGTTGATGAGATCTTTAACTGATGGGAGCGCTCGTTTTAGAGTCGTTATGTAGGCTTCCCAAAGCGAAGATCTATCGACTTCAAGTATTCCTTTCATTACTTCATCCCAACTAGCTGCTTCATCGGGCTTGAGAAACAGTTGGCTGTTATCAAATCC containing:
- a CDS encoding FkbM family methyltransferase; translated protein: MNPEALLRKVKGIIYSGRTRHIIDRIGLDKLLFNPYWRLVHKFSGDVQSYTINGNRIEFKTETLTEFIRFQNLAGERAILEDFLKSLKPNDVVYDIGANVGTYTCFVSSKVGEKQTVAFEPEPQNVKRLHENLKVNNLNAEIIEVALSNASGTVDFALSGDETGEGEHAMATGQDTETIEVAMESGDSVIEQRELPTPTVLKIDVEGAEMSVLHGLQEAIQEHVRLIYLEVHPEKLPQFGDTVSEVEAFLENSGFDIEQLSERGNEIFIRAIK
- a CDS encoding glycosyltransferase, translating into MSGIVFVTVADLSKTTGSGVATREIIRGISAVSDESLVVLCPEPKEEVPERLKESVDKFVLLPARTNPGSPYWHLKVEFSILRKLWQLLREEDPSLLVTRLSPSTIFPAPLCRIFDISHVLLIRGWVRRFDERGETKFGRLIEQIVKMNVRNSSHVYVAFDELKEWVDSYRDESQSSVKVLPNAVDPNLFSPKPLEESRSEVRINTDKFVIGFVGSLAPRHELSTLFKAAARIDNVYLLIVGDGTLRDNLEQFATDLGITNRVTFTGRVDHENVPKYIAAFDAGYGVVSPGKASNPIKCYEYLSCERPVITSQKEEFEFVREIDAGVVVDSVSVDEVQVAIERLQTQSRDERRDAGRVGRSYVCKNFTWKGMAKGILESVVDKK